The Mauremys mutica isolate MM-2020 ecotype Southern chromosome 1, ASM2049712v1, whole genome shotgun sequence genome has a segment encoding these proteins:
- the LOC123378172 gene encoding 40S ribosomal protein S11-like has protein sequence MRNLLHGISKHKFAVVQLCWWLASSDCNWGKEKLSRYYKNIGLGFKTPKEAIEGTYIDKKCPFTGNVSIRGRILSGVVTKMKMQRTIVIRRDYLHYIRKYNRFEKRHKNMSVHLSPCFRDVQIGDIVTVGECRPLSKTVRFNVLKVTKAAGTKKQFQKF, from the exons ATGAGGAACTTGCTTCATGGCATTTCCAAACACAAG tttgcagtggtgcagctgtgctggtgGCTAGCCAGCAGTGATTGTAACTGGGGcaaggagaaactctcccgttaCTACAAGAACATTGGCCTGGGCTTCAAGACCCCCAAAGAGGCCATTGAGGGCACTTACATTGACAAGAAATGCCCGTTCACTGGTAATGTCTCTATTCGTGGTCGTATCCTGTCAGGTGTGGTTACCAAGATGAAGATGCAGCGTACCATCGTCATCCGCAGGGATTACTTACACTATATCCGCAAGTACAACCGTTTTGAGAAACGCCACAAGAATATGTCCGTAcatctctctccctgcttcaGGGATGTCCAGATTGGGGATATTGTGACTGTGGGGGAATGCCGTCCCCTCAGCAAGACAGTCCGATTCAACGTCCTCAAGGTCACAAAGGCTGCTGGCACCAAGAAGCAGTTCCAGAAGTTTTAA